The sequence TCGGCCATGCCGGCGTTCTTGGCCGGATCGCCGCACGCCTTGCCGAGGTCTATCCGGTAGACGAGACGGCAGACGCTCCGGTGGATGTGCTGCTGTGCGAGGGCGGCCCCTCGCGCGCCGAACGGTTGCTGGCAGGCCATGCAGATTTGCGCGCGGCGGTGGCGGAAGGCCGCCTCAAGGTCGTCGACCCGGCCGATCTTCCCTTGCGCGCGCTGGTGCAGCGCCTGCGCCGTGCCCGCACGCTATTCGCCCCGTCCAGCGGCGAGCTGTCCGCAGCCGTACTGGCCGGCGGTTTCCTCCAGCGTCTCGTCGAAATCGCCGCCCCGTCTGGCCGGACCGATCCGCGCCCGTCAGTGATCGCCGCCGGGCTGGGTCTCGATCTCGAGCGCCTCGCCTCCCGGTAAGATCAGGCCGCGTTGGTGCCTAGCCGCGCTCGAACAGCTCCACATGCAGCCGGTCGGCCGCCCGCCGGAACGGCCTCAACGCCTGCGTGAGCCGGCGATAGGGTGCGCGGGCCGGCGGGCGGATCGCCTCCGCCTCGGCCAACAGGGTCGGCGCCCCCTCCCCGCGCCCGGCAATCACCTTCTGGAGCACCGGAAACACCTGATGCTCCTCCATCAGCCGGCGGCGGTTTTCGCGCATCGCCTCCTGCACCTCGGGCCGCGATACCGGATCGGCCTCCAGCACGTCCAGGAGCGTCTTCAGCGCCGTCCGGGGCCGGGTGATGTCCAGCGCGGTGAACCCGAGCGGATCGAAATAGGTCTCAACCCCCGGGCCGCCGGCGATGATGGGATAGGTCCCGGCGAGGAGCGGGTCGGCGAGCTTCTCCGTCCAGCAATGCGGATCGAGATTGTTTTCCAGGACAAGGTGATAGCGATAGCCGTCGAGGCCCTCGGCCTTGTCGGCGACCTCGCGAAAGCCTCGGCCGTAAATGTCGAGTCGCTCGCCCAGTATCGCCTTGGCACGCCGCAGGAAGCGAAGCCTGCGGACCTGGTTGCGGTTCAGTGTCTTGGTCGAGCAGACGGCGGAAATCAGTCCGCGCGCCGGCTCGCACGGCACGGGACGCGCGGCAAGTTCTGCAAAGCCGAGCCGCGTCGCCCCGCCAGCGGAGGCCCCGAGCCCCGTCCCGTAGAACCAGGGCGAGGACGGCTGCATGTGAAGGGCCTCGCCGTCGAAGCCCGGCAGGGGTGAGGATGTGACGGCAATTCCGAACTGCGAGATGAAGGCCGGATCGTAATGCTTGATCGACACCGGCTCGGGCAGGAAGACGATGCGGCGCTCGCGCGGCAACCGCGTCGCCAGCCCCCGCGGCGGCTGGTCGTAGACCACCAGCCAATCCGCGTCCTCCCCCGTGCCATTGCCGGGCGCAAGCCGGATATCGTCCCAACATCCGTCTCCCTCGCGGCTCTGGCGCAGGAGAAAATCAAACGATTGCGCTGCCGCGAGCTGAATGACGGTCATGCCCGAAAAGCCATATGTTGCGAGTCCCGCTGGAAAATTCGACTTCCGCAGCGTTACCGCATGGCGACGCCTTGGCAAGGCCGGAATGAAAAAAGGCCGCCGCCGGAAGAGGTTCTGGCGACGGCCGTCGATCATGACGTCGTATGCATGCTCTTAGCGGATATAGGGCGAGATGCAGGGACGACGCGGCCCGTTATAGGGCTGGAAGCTGTTGTCATAGGCCCGGTAGGACCGGTACCGTTGGTTGCACCAGGCAAAATGGGCCCTCGGAAAGCCGCGCGCACGCGGCCGCACGCGATAGCGCGGACGCGGTGCATAGACCGGCGGACCCCAGCGATACCGCGGGCGCCAGCGGTGGCGCGGACGCACCCGGTGCGGCCGGCCGCGATGCCAGGTCTTCTCGACAAGGCCGCCCTGACGGGCATCGGGCGCCACATCGACGAGCGGAGCAAGCGCCCTCGCAGCATTGCCGGCTGCGGCAGCCTCGGCCGGCGCACCGGATCCGAAGCCGATCATGGAGGCAACGGCAATCGCCGCCACCGCGCAAGTGTGTCTGAAACGCATGGTCCTGTCTCCTTTCGGCCTTGCGGTCCGGACCGCTGGTCCGGCAGCAGGCGCTGCCGGCGGGGGAAAGCGATACGGACAATCTCGCGGCGCCTTGCAGAGGTCTTCCGCGACACGACCCGACGCCTCGGCGTCGCACACCATCGCGATCAGCGATCATGATGGAAGAAGTTTAGTCCCGCGAGCAGGGCAGGACTGTGACGCAGATCATGCCGGCGACGTTCACATCCTAGAACGCTGCGTCGCCTCGGGAAGTTCCGCACATCTTGCCATTTGGCGTGAAAATACTATATCCTGTCAAATGACAGGAGACCTCCATGCCCGCACTTCGCCCCGTATCGCCCGTAACGCCCGAACCGCTCCCCCAGTTTTCAACTGCGGAAGTCCGCGCCATGCAGCGGGCGGTGGTCAATCTCTTCGAGCGCTGGGGGATCACCGACGAGCAGGCCAGCCGTCTCCTCGGCGATATCTCGGTACGCACCTACCAGCGCTGGAAGGCGGGCTCGCCCGGCCGCGCCGGCATCGACCTTGCCGAGCGCATGTCCAACCTCCTGGGCATCCACAAGGCCCTGCGCCTGCTGTTTCGCGAGGCAGAGCGCGGTTATGGCTGGGTGACGCGCCCCAACGCGGACTTCGCGGGCCGCTCCGCCCTCGACGTGATGCTGGACGGACGCATCACCGACCTGATGCGGGTCCGCCGCTATCTCGACGCCAGACGCGGCCAGTGGTGACGATGTCTCCGCCCCTGCCCGCAAGCCTTGCCACCACGCGGCTCGCCTGGCCGCGCTATCACCGGCTGATCAGCTCCGCCTATCCGCCCATCGACCTGTTCGAGGATATTGCCGACCCGGCCGACTGGGAACTGCTCGCCGCCGCCGAGGCGAAAAGCAATCCGCGTGTCGCCGAGACGATCGGCTCGCTCGACCTCGTGCCGCCGGCGCGGCGGGTCAGCGGCCCCGGCGCCTCTTATGTGATGGCCCCGTTCACCCATGTCTCGCCGGAGCGCAAGGGACGGTTCCACGACGGCAGCTTCGGCGCCTTCTATGCGGCAAAGGCCTTCGACACCGCGCTGTTCGAGGTTGCCCATCATCAGGCGCGGTTCTTTGCAGCCACGGGCGAGGCGCCCGGCTGGATCGCCGACATGCGCGAACTGGTCGGGGAGATCGATGCGGAGCTGGTCGATCTGACCGCCGGAGATCCGGCCATCGCCCCCCTGCTCGATCCCGACGACTATGGCCCCTCCCAGGCCTTTGCGGCGGAAGCGCGCGCCGCCGGACACAACGGCATCGCCTATCCGAGCGTGCGCCATGCGGGTGGCACCTGCTTCGCGGCTTTCCATCCGGATGTGATGAGCGTGCCGATACAGGCGAGCCACCTCACCTGCCACTGGGACGGTGCCCGCATCGACATGGTCAAGATCCATGAGGCAGCGGGCGAAGACCGGCGTGGCCGGATCTTCCGCATCGAGGCCTGACCTGCAGCCTCAGGCCGGCAAGGTCTCGCCCGTTTCCACCCTGTCCCGGCCGTTCCTCTTGGCCGCATAGAGCAGCTTGTCGGCCACCGGCAGAAGCTCGTCGATACCGCGCCCATCTCCCTGCGGAATGGAGAGGAGGCCGATGCTTGCCGTCACCACCAGGAAACCGCCATTCTCCAGCGGGATGGGAGTGCTGACCAGGTTGCGGATACGCTCCGCGAGCCCCAGCGCGTGCTGCGGGCTGCAATTGGGCACGAGGATGGCGAACTCCTCGCCGCCCATGCGCCCCAGAAGATCGCCGGTGCGCAAACATCCTCTCGCATGCTCGCCGAAACAGGCCAGAGCCCTGTCCCCTGCCGCATGACCGAACCGGTCGTTGACCGCCTTGAAGTGATCGAGATCGACCATCATCAAGGCGAAGGGAACGTCTGCGCGCTTATCCAGAATGCCTTGCGCGGTCGCGCGGAAGGAGTCGCGGTTGCGCGCGCCTGTCAGCGGGTCGTGCATGGCCATGTGATGGAGACGCGCCAGCAACTCGTTGCGGCCCTGCATGACGCAGGCGAGCATGATCGGCGCGAGCGCGACCAGCGAAATCCCCAGCCGGATCGAGACCAGATCCACTTCGTTGTCCGGGACGAACTGGCTGCCGACCAGGCCCGTGGATACGGCAGCGAGCGTCCACACGCCGGAAATCAGGGTGAGAGCCGCTGTCGGGAAGATGGGGTAGACGATCGCGCACCAAAGCAGGGCGGGAACCGGAAAGGCGACGGAGCCGGCCCCGCCGATCAACGACGCGGCGCCTCCGGCTGCGATCACCGCCAGAACGGGCAAGATATCGGCGCCCCGGATGGAAAGCCGCGAGGTCTTCCAGCGCCCGGCCAGCGTCGCCAGGGGCGGAGCCGAGAGCAGGACGGGCAAGATGGTGACGTAGTTGACGAACTCCGTGGCGAACCAGAACGACCAGCCGGTCGCAATGCTGCGCTGAAACAGCAGCGGGTTCGCCAGCATGCCGAACAGACCGGCAGAGGCCGCCGCCGCAGCAGCAATGAAGGCCAGCCAGAGCACGGATACCGGCTCCTTGAGCGCGCGTATCCTGTCCGGATGCCACAAATGCACGGCATACCCCACGCCTACACCGAAGAGGTTCGCGGCGGTGAGAACCGCAGTCATCTTGAGCGACGAGCCGGTCATCAGATCTGCGGCCATGTAGGCGATCGCCGCGCAAATCCAGCCGGATAGCCGCGCCGCTCCGGGCACGCGGATGAGCATCGCGAGCAGGATCGCGTTGGCGGGCCAGAGAGTCGCAAGGAAATCAGCCGGCCGCGTGTAGATGCCGAACAGGCAGGCAACCAGAACCACCGCCCCTATCAGCAGCGGCGTTCCCAGAGCAAGCGCGCCGCGTCGCCCATCGGCGCTTCTTTCAGGCGAAGTATCGGCACTCAAGGACACGGCGCCTCTCACAGCACGGTTTGCAACCCGGCTCCCCTCGCGGAAACCAGATGAGAATTATGCGACATTTTGAATGAGATCAACGCCGAGCTGGCGGATACATTAATAAAAAGGACAAATACGAAAATATTCTAAATTCCCCCTGTCAAAACAAAGCAAAATCCCAGAAAAGTCAAATAAAAATCAGCAACCCCGGCACCAACGACAGCCTCCGCAGGAGAGCTACGCTTGTCACTGGACGTAGGGGAAAAGCACCGAATGCTCGAGGCATCGGCGCCCGTCCCGGGTCTCTTCCTGACGTGCGGAGTATTGTAATTTATACGGATGTCATTCTTGGGCCATATGCGGATCGGCAAGCGCCGCGCTCGGCCGGCTGACCGGCACCGACGTGCGGGAGGTACGCCGCGACAGGGCCTCCTCGCCATCGCGCTGCAACAGGCGGCGGAAGGCCGGGTGCATGCCGCCGTCGGAATAGGCCGGCGCGTTGAGGGCAAGACCGCTGGAGATCAGCGACTGCATCGCCACCCGGTCCGCCTCCGACTTGCTCGCCACCGCTTCCGGCACCTTGCTGACCGCCGGGGGGCAGGCCGCAAGCGGGTCCCTCGGCTCGCCGCCCACGAATTCCTTGTCGAAGACATAGCGGCCGCCGCACATGGAGACCTTCGGCGGCTGACGGGTGACCTCGAAAATGTCGTAGCCGGTCTTGAGATTGCTCCAGAACGCGAAATTCCCGTCGTTGCGGTGCCGCGCCATGTTCGCTGGCGTCATGCGGAAGGGAAACACCTGGACCTGGAAAGCGGACTGCCCGCCCTTCAGCGCCTCGCGCACCACCGGGTAGATTTCCTCCACGCCCTCGTCGGTGAGCGCGTAGCAGCCCGAGGACGAACAGGCCCCGTGCACCATCAGCGCGCTGCCGGAATACCCGAGAGCCCGTTCCAGCTTGTTGGGAAAGCCGAGATTGAAGGCCAGATAGTACTGCGAGCGCGGGTTCAGAAGGCCGGCATTGACGTGATAGAAGCCCTCCGGCGCCTGGCGGTCGCCCTGCTTGCGCTTGGGACCCAGCTTTCCGGACCAGCGGCAGATCGGATAGGTCTTGAGCAGGGCGAACCGGCCCGAGCGGTCTTTTTTCCAGACCTCGAGCTCGCTCTCCTGCTTGAAGATTCGCACCACGACGGGCGCGGACGGCGACATCGACTTCTCCGACATCATCGAAAGAAGCTTCGAGGGGATCGGCTTCGAGCCCCTGCCGTCATCGGCATACTCGCTCGTCGCGCAGCCGCTCAACAGGGCTGCGATAACCAGGAAGGCAGCCGCTTTTGCAGGTTTAAACATCATTCGCTTGCCAGGATCTCGTTCGTGCCGCCCCGCCCGCCGACAGATGTCCAGTCTCATCGGTCACGGTTAATGCCAAGTTGCTCGCGCCGCAATTCGCGATTGCGTGAACTTGACGCCGCACCGCCGGCAGGCCCATATCTCTAGAAACTGGAGGTTTGCGATGTACTCTATCGGCGATCTTTCGCGGCAGACCGGCGTCAAGGTGCCGACGATCCGCTATTACGAGCAGATGGGCCTGCTGGAGGCCGCCGGCCGTACCGAAGGCAACCAGCGGCGCTACGACGCGGCGCATCTCGACCGGCTCGCCTTCATCAAGCATGCCCGCGACCTCGGCTTCACACTGGAGGCGGTCCGCGAGCTGATCGACCTCAGCGGCCACCCGGAGCGCCCCTGCACCCACGCCGACGAGATTGCCGCGCGCCAGCTCGACATCGTCCGCGACAAGATCGCGCGGCTGCAGCGGCTGGAAGGCGAACTGGCCCGCATGGTCGGCACCTGTCACGGCGATCACGTCAGGGATTGCTACGTGATCCGCTCGCTGGCCAATCACGAGATGTGCAGCACCGACCATTGACCCCCGGCCCTCCCTGGATATCGCTCGAGGAAAAAACTGCGTTGCAGCCCTTGATCCTCTAGTCGCTAGAGGTCTTATGGTCCTGCTCCTGACCAACAGGAGTTGACGAAATGAGCGCTACCGACCGCCTTGCCCGCTTCCGCGTGGAAGGGATGGATTGCGCCAGCTGCGCTACCAAGATCGACCGCGCTGTCCGCCGCCTGCCGGACATCGCCGATGTCCGCGTGTCGGTGGTCGCCGGCACCATGACCGTGACCCATGGCGAGGCTGCCGATCTCGCCAAGGTCGCCCGCAAGGTCGACAGCCTCGGCTACCGGACCTCGCTGCTCGCCCGCGACGCGGCGGCCGACAAGACGGGCGAGGACGCCAACGACGGGGCCGCCAGCTGCAGCAGTCACGACCACCACGGCCACGACCATCACGGCCACGACCACAAGCACGACCATGGGAGCGACCATGGCCACCATCACGCGCGGATCGACGGCCCGTGGTGGCGCAGCCCCAAGGCGCGCCTGACGATCCTGTGCACCCTGGCGCTGGCCGCGGCCTTCGCTATTGCCCACATCTTCCCCCAGACTGCGTTCTGGAGCTTCACCCTCGCCATGGCGGTGGGTCTGGTACCGATCGCCCGCCGCGCACTTGCCGGTGCACTGAACGGCAGTCCCTTTTCCATCGAGACCCTGATGACGGTGGCTGCGGCCGGTGCCGTCGTCATCGATGCTGCCGAGGAAGCGGCCGTTGTCGTCGTGCTGTTTCTGATCGGCGAGCTGCTGGAGGGCATCGCCACCGGCCGCGCCCGTGCCTCGATCCGCGCCCTTGCCGACCTGATGCCGAAAACCGCCCTTCTGGAACGGAACGGCACGACCGAGACCGTCCCGGCCGACAGCCTTGCCGTCGGGGCTGTGGTGCTGGTGCGTCCCGGCGACCGGGTCCCGGCCGACGGCACCGTCCTGTCGGGTGAAAGCGCCGTCGACGAGGCTCCCGTGACCGGCGAATCCGTGCCAAAGCGCAAGGAGCCCGGCGACACGGTCTTTGCCGGCACGGTGAACCAGGAAGGCGTCCTGCGGGTGGAAGTCACCGCCGCAGCCGCCGACAACACCATCTCCCGCGTCATCGCCCTCGTCGAGGAGGCTCAGGAGTCCAAGGCTCCAACCGAGCGCTTCATCGATCGTTTCTCGCGCTACTACACGCCGGGCGTCATGGTCGTTGCCGCATTGATCGCCGTGCTCCCGCCGCTCGTCGGCGGGGCGGAATGGGCTACATGGATCTATCGCGGCCTTGCGGTCCTGTTGATCGGCTGTCCCTGCGCCCTGGTCATCTCGACCCCGGCCGCCATCGCCGCCGCGCTGTCGGCCGGTGCCCGCCGCGGCCTCCTGATGAAGGGCGGCGCCGTGCTGGAGGGGCTCGGCCACATCGATCATGCCGCTTTCGACAAGACCGGCACGCTCACCGAGGGCAAGCCGCAGGTGACGGATATTGCCGGCATCGGCATGGACGAGCGCGAGGTGCTGCGCCTTGCCGCCGCCCTGGAGGCGGGATCGAGCCATCCGCTGGCCCGCGCCATCCTCGCCCGCGCCGAGCGCGAAGGCATCGCCATCACCCCCGCCTCGGACGCGGCGGCCCTTGGCGGCAAGGGCGTTACCGGCACGCTGGACGGGCGCCGGCTTCTCCTGGCCTCGCCCCGTGCCGCCGCCGAGACCGCCCCGCTCGAGGGCGCTCTGGAGGCACGGGTCGCCGCGCTCAACGACGCCGGCAAGACCGTCTCGCTGCTGCTGGCCGACGGCAAGATCGTCGGCCTCCTCGCCCTGCGCGACGAGCCGCGCGAGGATGCGGTCGAGGGTCTCGCGGCCCTGCGCCGGCTGGGGGCAGAGGCGGTGATGCTGACCGGCGACAACGCCCGCACCGCGAAAGCCATTGGCGGGACGCTCGGCATCGAGGTCCATGCAGAGCTGCTGCCTCAGGACAAGCAGCGGATCGTCGGGGAGATGCGTGCGAAAGGCTATCGGGTCGCCAAGGTCGGCGACGGCATCAACGATGCTCCCGCGCTTGCCGCTGCCGATATCGGCATCGCCATGGGCGGCGGCACCGACGTCGCGCTGGAAACCGCCGACGCGGCAATCCTGCATGGCCGCGTCACCGACGTTGCCGACATGATCGCCCTGTCGCGGGCGACCATGCGCAACATCTGGCAGAACATCACCATCGCGCTCGGCCTGAAGGCCGTCTTCCTGGTGACCACCGTGCTCGGCGTCACCGGCCTGTGGCCAGCGATCCTTGCCGATACAGGCGCCACCGTTCTGGTGACCGCCAACGCGATGCGCCTGCTCGCCTGGCGCGGAATGAAGTGAAGAGGTGCTCCCCGGGGCCTGGCGACAGGTCCCGGGGAGCACATTTCCGCCCTCAGGCCGTGCGCTCGGCCTCAGGCGCGGCAGCGGCTGCCGCCTCTTTCCTCCGCGTCCACCAGTCGCCGAGCAGAAGCAGGATCGGAGCTGCGATGAAGATCGACGAGCTCGTCGCGATCACCACGCCGAACAGCATCGGCAGGGCGAAGTTCTCCACCGCATTGCCGCCCCATATCGCCATCGGCAGCATCGCCAGAAACGTGGTAGCCGAGGTGAAGAGACAGCGGGCCAGCACCTGGTTGATGCTGAGGTCGATAATCGACCTGAGATCCCGCTTCTTCGACATGCGGATGTTCTCGCGCATGCGGTCGTAGACCACCACCTTGTCGTTCACCGAATAGCCGATGATGGTCAAAAGCGCGGCAATCGCCGTCAGGTTGAAGTCCAGCCCGAAGAGGGCGAAGAACCCGACCGTCTTGGTGGTGTCGAGCACCAGTGTCGCGATGGCGCCGATGGCGAAGTTCCACTCGAACCGCCACCAGATGTAGACCAGCATGGCAAGGCTCGCGAGAACCACGGCGATGACGCCGTTGCGCGCGAGCTCGCCGCTGACCTTCGGCCCGACCACTTCCGTCCGCTCGATGCCGATGCCCGGATCGATCCGTTGCAGCGTGTCGCGGACCTCGCTCACCGCACGCGTCTGGGCCGTCTCTCCGCCCTCCTGCCGCTGGATGCGGATCAGCACGTTGTCGCCGATCTGCTGCAGCGACACCTCGCCGAGATCGAGCTTGCCGAGTTCATCGCGCAGGCTCGCCAGACTGACGCTCGCGGGCGTCGATGCCTCCACCTGAATGCCGCCCTTGAAGTCGATGCCATAGTTGAGGCCCGGCTTCATGAACAGGCCGATGGAGGCCAGCGACAACACGATGGAAAGCCCGATGCCGAAGAAACGCGCCTTCATGAACGAGATCGAGGTCCCGTCCGGCACGATGCGGATCAGCGGCTCGACCGAGATGGTCTTGAGCTTTCGCCGGCGCACCCACTCGGTCATCAGGATGCGCACCACCGCAACGGCGGTGAACATCGACACGCAGATGCCGATCATCATGGTGATCGCGAACCCGCGCACCGGTCCCGAGCCGAACAGGAACAACAGACCCGTTGCGATCAGAGAGGTCACGTTGGCATCGACGATGGTGGAATAGGCCCGACCGAAGCCCCGGTCGAGGGCGGCGAAGGCGCTGGCTCCGCCCCTCGCCTCCTCGCGTATGCGCTCGTTGATCAGGATATTGGCATCCACCGCAAGACCGATGCCGAGGATAATGCCGGCTATGCCCGGCAGGGTCAGCGTCGCGCCCAAGAGGCTGAGCAGGCCGACGGTCAGCGCCACGTTGAGGAACAGCGCGAAATTGGCGAAGAGGCCCCAGCCGCCATACAGCGCGACCATGAAGACCACCACCGCCGCAAAGCCGGCAAGGCCGGTGACCACGCCCATCTCGATGACGTCGCCGCCGAGATCCGGGCCGACCGTGCGCTCCTCGATGACGACGAGCGGCACCGGCAGTGCCCCGGCGCGCAGCAGCGCCGACAGCACCACCGTATCCTCGACAGTGAAGGACCCGCTGATCTGGCCGGTCCCGCCGGTGATCGGCTCGCGGATCACCGGGGCGCTCAGCACCTTGCCGTCGAGCACGATGGCGAAGGGCTTGCCGACATTCTGGCTGGTGATGCGCGCGAACTGCCGTGCGCCGGAACTGTCGAAACGGAAGCTGACGAGAGGCTCGCGCGTGCGCTGGTCGAAGCCGGCGCGGGCATCGGTCAGATGATCGCCCCCGAGCGCCACCCTGTCCTCGACCGCAACGCGCCGGCCGGTCTTTTCCTCCGGC comes from Stappia sp. 28M-7 and encodes:
- a CDS encoding BA14K family protein, yielding MRFRHTCAVAAIAVASMIGFGSGAPAEAAAAGNAARALAPLVDVAPDARQGGLVEKTWHRGRPHRVRPRHRWRPRYRWGPPVYAPRPRYRVRPRARGFPRAHFAWCNQRYRSYRAYDNSFQPYNGPRRPCISPYIR
- a CDS encoding L,D-transpeptidase family protein, which produces MMFKPAKAAAFLVIAALLSGCATSEYADDGRGSKPIPSKLLSMMSEKSMSPSAPVVVRIFKQESELEVWKKDRSGRFALLKTYPICRWSGKLGPKRKQGDRQAPEGFYHVNAGLLNPRSQYYLAFNLGFPNKLERALGYSGSALMVHGACSSSGCYALTDEGVEEIYPVVREALKGGQSAFQVQVFPFRMTPANMARHRNDGNFAFWSNLKTGYDIFEVTRQPPKVSMCGGRYVFDKEFVGGEPRDPLAACPPAVSKVPEAVASKSEADRVAMQSLISSGLALNAPAYSDGGMHPAFRRLLQRDGEEALSRRTSRTSVPVSRPSAALADPHMAQE
- a CDS encoding MbcA/ParS/Xre antitoxin family protein, whose translation is MPALRPVSPVTPEPLPQFSTAEVRAMQRAVVNLFERWGITDEQASRLLGDISVRTYQRWKAGSPGRAGIDLAERMSNLLGIHKALRLLFREAERGYGWVTRPNADFAGRSALDVMLDGRITDLMRVRRYLDARRGQW
- a CDS encoding helix-turn-helix domain-containing protein, translated to MYSIGDLSRQTGVKVPTIRYYEQMGLLEAAGRTEGNQRRYDAAHLDRLAFIKHARDLGFTLEAVRELIDLSGHPERPCTHADEIAARQLDIVRDKIARLQRLEGELARMVGTCHGDHVRDCYVIRSLANHEMCSTDH
- a CDS encoding heavy metal translocating P-type ATPase, yielding MSATDRLARFRVEGMDCASCATKIDRAVRRLPDIADVRVSVVAGTMTVTHGEAADLAKVARKVDSLGYRTSLLARDAAADKTGEDANDGAASCSSHDHHGHDHHGHDHKHDHGSDHGHHHARIDGPWWRSPKARLTILCTLALAAAFAIAHIFPQTAFWSFTLAMAVGLVPIARRALAGALNGSPFSIETLMTVAAAGAVVIDAAEEAAVVVVLFLIGELLEGIATGRARASIRALADLMPKTALLERNGTTETVPADSLAVGAVVLVRPGDRVPADGTVLSGESAVDEAPVTGESVPKRKEPGDTVFAGTVNQEGVLRVEVTAAAADNTISRVIALVEEAQESKAPTERFIDRFSRYYTPGVMVVAALIAVLPPLVGGAEWATWIYRGLAVLLIGCPCALVISTPAAIAAALSAGARRGLLMKGGAVLEGLGHIDHAAFDKTGTLTEGKPQVTDIAGIGMDEREVLRLAAALEAGSSHPLARAILARAEREGIAITPASDAAALGGKGVTGTLDGRRLLLASPRAAAETAPLEGALEARVAALNDAGKTVSLLLADGKIVGLLALRDEPREDAVEGLAALRRLGAEAVMLTGDNARTAKAIGGTLGIEVHAELLPQDKQRIVGEMRAKGYRVAKVGDGINDAPALAAADIGIAMGGGTDVALETADAAILHGRVTDVADMIALSRATMRNIWQNITIALGLKAVFLVTTVLGVTGLWPAILADTGATVLVTANAMRLLAWRGMK
- the secD gene encoding protein translocase subunit SecD, producing the protein MKTSRWVLVTYTLIILFGLLAALPNVFTPAQLDRMPGWFPKQQVTLGLDLRGGSHLVLEVDADALKADRLKSLVAEARALLRKERVAGTVRQVGEGVVVSVPDASARAGIAKQLRDLATPVANGGFGAQVSDIEMTTEGDRIRLGFSEAGFRDRLNQAIDQSLEIVRQRVDQVGVAEPTIQRVGADRILVQLPGLNDPTRLRELLGSTAQMSFHMVADVVPGARLPAGVSLLPEEKTGRRVAVEDRVALGGDHLTDARAGFDQRTREPLVSFRFDSSGARQFARITSQNVGKPFAIVLDGKVLSAPVIREPITGGTGQISGSFTVEDTVVLSALLRAGALPVPLVVIEERTVGPDLGGDVIEMGVVTGLAGFAAVVVFMVALYGGWGLFANFALFLNVALTVGLLSLLGATLTLPGIAGIILGIGLAVDANILINERIREEARGGASAFAALDRGFGRAYSTIVDANVTSLIATGLLFLFGSGPVRGFAITMMIGICVSMFTAVAVVRILMTEWVRRRKLKTISVEPLIRIVPDGTSISFMKARFFGIGLSIVLSLASIGLFMKPGLNYGIDFKGGIQVEASTPASVSLASLRDELGKLDLGEVSLQQIGDNVLIRIQRQEGGETAQTRAVSEVRDTLQRIDPGIGIERTEVVGPKVSGELARNGVIAVVLASLAMLVYIWWRFEWNFAIGAIATLVLDTTKTVGFFALFGLDFNLTAIAALLTIIGYSVNDKVVVYDRMRENIRMSKKRDLRSIIDLSINQVLARCLFTSATTFLAMLPMAIWGGNAVENFALPMLFGVVIATSSSIFIAAPILLLLGDWWTRRKEAAAAAAPEAERTA
- a CDS encoding GGDEF domain-containing protein, which gives rise to MSLSADTSPERSADGRRGALALGTPLLIGAVVLVACLFGIYTRPADFLATLWPANAILLAMLIRVPGAARLSGWICAAIAYMAADLMTGSSLKMTAVLTAANLFGVGVGYAVHLWHPDRIRALKEPVSVLWLAFIAAAAAASAGLFGMLANPLLFQRSIATGWSFWFATEFVNYVTILPVLLSAPPLATLAGRWKTSRLSIRGADILPVLAVIAAGGAASLIGGAGSVAFPVPALLWCAIVYPIFPTAALTLISGVWTLAAVSTGLVGSQFVPDNEVDLVSIRLGISLVALAPIMLACVMQGRNELLARLHHMAMHDPLTGARNRDSFRATAQGILDKRADVPFALMMVDLDHFKAVNDRFGHAAGDRALACFGEHARGCLRTGDLLGRMGGEEFAILVPNCSPQHALGLAERIRNLVSTPIPLENGGFLVVTASIGLLSIPQGDGRGIDELLPVADKLLYAAKRNGRDRVETGETLPA
- a CDS encoding RES family NAD+ phosphorylase, producing MSPPLPASLATTRLAWPRYHRLISSAYPPIDLFEDIADPADWELLAAAEAKSNPRVAETIGSLDLVPPARRVSGPGASYVMAPFTHVSPERKGRFHDGSFGAFYAAKAFDTALFEVAHHQARFFAATGEAPGWIADMRELVGEIDAELVDLTAGDPAIAPLLDPDDYGPSQAFAAEARAAGHNGIAYPSVRHAGGTCFAAFHPDVMSVPIQASHLTCHWDGARIDMVKIHEAAGEDRRGRIFRIEA